In Amycolatopsis sulphurea, one genomic interval encodes:
- a CDS encoding sigma-70 family RNA polymerase sigma factor, which produces MTTGRDRDDERLTALALDAAQGDRHAFEAWVRATQADVWRFTAHLADTAVADDLTQETYTRAVTALTRFEGRSTARTWLLSIARRVVVDHFRARSVRPQISRQDWKTAAETESARRGGPGFEDLVETTLLLDRLDPERREAITLTQILGYSYTEAAEICDCPIGTVRSRVARAREDLLDARDERGTAS; this is translated from the coding sequence GTGACCACCGGCAGAGACCGCGACGACGAACGGCTCACCGCGCTCGCGCTCGACGCCGCCCAAGGCGACCGGCACGCGTTCGAAGCGTGGGTCCGCGCCACCCAAGCCGACGTCTGGCGCTTCACCGCCCACCTCGCCGACACCGCGGTCGCCGACGACCTCACCCAGGAGACCTACACCCGCGCGGTGACCGCGCTCACCCGATTCGAGGGACGCTCCACGGCCCGGACCTGGCTACTGTCCATCGCCCGGCGAGTGGTCGTCGACCACTTCCGCGCACGGTCGGTCCGCCCCCAGATCTCCCGGCAGGACTGGAAAACCGCCGCCGAAACGGAATCCGCCCGCCGCGGCGGCCCCGGGTTCGAAGACCTCGTCGAAACGACCTTGCTCCTCGACCGGCTCGACCCCGAACGCCGCGAAGCCATCACCCTCACACAGATCCTCGGCTACTCCTACACCGAAGCCGCCGAAATCTGCGACTGTCCCATCGGGACAGTCCGCTCCCGGGTCGCCCGCGCCCGCGAAGACCTCCTCGACGCCCGGGACGAGCGCGGCACCGCCAGCTGA